In the Alligator mississippiensis isolate rAllMis1 chromosome 7, rAllMis1, whole genome shotgun sequence genome, one interval contains:
- the KCTD13 gene encoding BTB/POZ domain-containing adapter for CUL3-mediated RhoA degradation protein 1 gives MSAEATAAPGPEACAPAPPAQPPAPAAPPAGATFDLKPLNPSSKYVKLNVGGSLHYTTLQTLGKQDTMLKAMFSGRMEVLTDSEGWILIDRNGRHFGTILNYLRDGAVPLPASQRELEEVLCEARYYLIQGLVEDCQLALQNKSEAYDPLCLIPMVTSPKEEQQIISSCSKPVVKLLHNRSNNKYSYTSNSDDNLLKNIELFDKLALRFNGRVLFVKDVLGDEICCWSFYGQGRKIAEVCCTSIVYATEKKQTKVEFPEARIFEETLNILIYETPRVPDKALLEATGGAAGGGGAARAEDEDGREHRVRRIHVRRHITHDERSHGHQAVFKD, from the exons ATGTCGGCGGAGGCCACGGCAGCCCCGGGCCCCGAGGCCTGcgcccccgcgccgcccgcgcagccccccgccccggccgcgCCGCCCGCGGGCGCCACCTTCGACCTCAAGCCCCTGAACCCCAGCAGCAAGTACGTGAAGCTGAACGTGGGCGGGTCGCTGCACTACACCACGCTGCAGACCCTGGGCAAGCAGGACACCATGCTCAAGGCCATGTTCAGCGGCCGCATGGAGGTGCTCACCGACAGCGAGG gctggatcctgaTCGATCGGAACGGGCGCCACTTCGGCACGATCCTGAACTACCTGAGGGACGGGGCGGTGCCGCTGCCTGCGTCGCAGCGGGAGCTGGAGGAGGTGCTGTGCGAGGCGCGCTACTACCTCATCCAGGGGCTGGTGGAGGACTGCCAGCTGGCCCTGCAG AACAAGAGCGAGGCCTACGACCCCCTGTGCCTGATCCCCATGGTGACGTCCCCCAAGGAGGAGCAGCAGATCATCTCCAGCTGCTCCAAG CCGGTGGTGAAATTGCTGCATAACCGGAGCAACAACAAGTATTCGTACACCAG caACTCGGACGACAACCTGCTGAAGAACATCGAGCTGTTTGACAAGCTGGCGCTGCGCTTCAACGGGCGCGTGCTCTTCGTCAAGGACGTGCTGGGCGACGAGATCTGCTGCTGGTCCTTCTACGGGCAGGGCCGCAAGATCGCCGAGGTCTGCTGTACCTCCATCGTCTATGCCACCGAAAAGAAGCAGACCAAG GTGGAGTTCCCCGAGGCGCGGATCTTCGAGGAAACCCTGAACATCCTGATCTACGAGACGCCGCGGGTGCCCGACAAGGCGCTGCTGGAGGCCACGGGCGGCGCGGCCGGTGGGGGCGGGGCGGCCCGTGCCGAGGACGAGGACGGGCGCGAGCACCGGGTGCGGCGTATCCACGTGCGGCGCCACATCACTCACGACGAGCGTTCCCACGGCCACCAGGCTGTCTTCAAGGACTGA
- the LOC109285366 gene encoding translation initiation factor IF-2 isoform X3, whose protein sequence is MRGADENRDPEGAARAPRGDKVAVAAGLHDVSNRLSPAPRDPSAFVEDPDTARPRPPPRPAPDAWVPPRRAPPPRPQLGAIFQNRWGLSFISDPGPPAAPRDGMSRPDWEAARSYHRDAWDHIWKEHTQGLERAAGRRGRAALLPRVRPGAAPNGRDGCVRVRVRAGVTAFRPPRRAPPQRHALRGHRLRAPPRAGRPGGCTACAPGGAEPLGRPRQLLPAPGRPRRAAAPTQEERALCSQRLVLSGLALLGLCALGLALAAAGIWPTPARDKWAQV, encoded by the exons ATGCGGGGCGCGGACGAGAACCGGGACCCCGAGGGTGCGGCGCGGGCTCCGCGCGGCGACAAggtggcggtggcggcggggCTGCACGACGTTTCCAACCGCCTGTCTCCAG CCCCGCGGGACCCCAGCGCCTTCGTCGAGGACCCCGACACGGCGCGGCCGCGCCCCCCGCCGCGCCCGgccccggacgcctgggtcccgcCGCGCCGTGCGCCCCCGCCGCGGCCCCAGCTGGGCGCCATCTTCCAGAACCGCTGGGGCCTCTCGTTCATCAGCGACCCGGGGCCCCCCGCCGCCCCGCGCGACGGCATGAGCCGCCCGGACTGGGAGGCGGCGCGCAGCTACCACCGCGACG cCTGGGATCACATCTGGAAGGAGCACACGCAAG GACTGGAACGCGCTGCTGGCCGCCGTGGCCGAGCTGCGCTTCTGCCCCGAGTCCGGCCCGGCGCCGCCCCCAACGGCCGGGACGGCTGCGTCCGCGTCCGTGTCCGTGCAGGTGTCACTGCGTTTCGACCTCCCAGGCGGGCCCCGCCCCAACGCCACGCGCTTCGCGGCCACCGTCTCCGCGCGCCGCCTCGGGCTGGCAG GCCCGGCGGCTGCACTGCCTGTGCGCCTGGTGGCGCTGAGCCCCTGGGGCGGCCCCGGCAGCTCCTGCCTGCGCCTGGACGGCCCCGCCGCGCTGCTGCCCCGACACAG GAGGAGCGCGCGCTGTGTAGCCAGCGCCTGGTGCTGTccggcctggccctgctgggcctCTGCGCCCTGGGCCTCGCGCTGGCGGCCGCCGGCATCTGGCCCACGCCTGCCCGCGACAAGTGGGCCCAGGTGTAG
- the LOC109285366 gene encoding translation initiation factor IF-2 isoform X2: MRGADENRDPEGAARAPRGDKVAVAAGLHDVSNRLSPAPRDPSAFVEDPDTARPRPPPRPAPDAWVPPRRAPPPRPQLGAIFQNRWGLSFISDPGPPAAPRDGMSRPDWEAARSYHRDAWDHIWKEHTQGLERAAGRRGRAALLPRVRPGAAPNGRDGCVRVRVRAGVTAFRPPRRAPPQRHALRGHRLRAPPRAGRPGGCTACAPGGAEPLGRPRQLLPAPGRPRRAAAPTQGAAALRTGPHGGRGRSDAGDRGLPPPALPPRSRAHTHAQPGGARAV, encoded by the exons ATGCGGGGCGCGGACGAGAACCGGGACCCCGAGGGTGCGGCGCGGGCTCCGCGCGGCGACAAggtggcggtggcggcggggCTGCACGACGTTTCCAACCGCCTGTCTCCAG CCCCGCGGGACCCCAGCGCCTTCGTCGAGGACCCCGACACGGCGCGGCCGCGCCCCCCGCCGCGCCCGgccccggacgcctgggtcccgcCGCGCCGTGCGCCCCCGCCGCGGCCCCAGCTGGGCGCCATCTTCCAGAACCGCTGGGGCCTCTCGTTCATCAGCGACCCGGGGCCCCCCGCCGCCCCGCGCGACGGCATGAGCCGCCCGGACTGGGAGGCGGCGCGCAGCTACCACCGCGACG cCTGGGATCACATCTGGAAGGAGCACACGCAAG GACTGGAACGCGCTGCTGGCCGCCGTGGCCGAGCTGCGCTTCTGCCCCGAGTCCGGCCCGGCGCCGCCCCCAACGGCCGGGACGGCTGCGTCCGCGTCCGTGTCCGTGCAGGTGTCACTGCGTTTCGACCTCCCAGGCGGGCCCCGCCCCAACGCCACGCGCTTCGCGGCCACCGTCTCCGCGCGCCGCCTCGGGCTGGCAG GCCCGGCGGCTGCACTGCCTGTGCGCCTGGTGGCGCTGAGCCCCTGGGGCGGCCCCGGCAGCTCCTGCCTGCGCCTGGACGGCCCCGCCGCGCTGCTGCCCCGACACAG GGAGCCGCCGCGCTGCGTACTGGGCCCCACGGAGGCCGCGGCCGGAGTGACGCAGGGGACCGGGGGCTGCCTCCGCCCGCGCTACCACCCCGATCCCGCGCTCACACCCACGCTCAGCCCG GAGGAGCGCGCGCTGTGTAG
- the LOC109285366 gene encoding uncharacterized protein LOC109285366 isoform X4, with product MAGGPSPLRQCLVQRPPLVACALGLAALGLALAALGAHVQAHNVRDSEAQDWNALLAAVAELRFCPESGPAPPPTAGTAASASVSVQVSLRFDLPGGPRPNATRFAATVSARRLGLAGPAAALPVRLVALSPWGGPGSSCLRLDGPAALLPRHREPPRCVLGPTEAAAGVTQGTGGCLRPRYHPDPALTPTLSPEERALCSQRLVLSGLALLGLCALGLALAAAGIWPTPARDKWAQV from the exons ATGGCGGGGGGGCCGAGCCCGCTGCGGCAGTGTCTGGTGCAGCGCCCCCCGCTGGTCGCCTGTGCGCTGGGGCTGGCGGCGTTGGGGCTGGCGCTGGCGGCGCTGGGCGCGCACGTCCAGGCGCACAACGTGCGGGACTCCGAGGCGCAG GACTGGAACGCGCTGCTGGCCGCCGTGGCCGAGCTGCGCTTCTGCCCCGAGTCCGGCCCGGCGCCGCCCCCAACGGCCGGGACGGCTGCGTCCGCGTCCGTGTCCGTGCAGGTGTCACTGCGTTTCGACCTCCCAGGCGGGCCCCGCCCCAACGCCACGCGCTTCGCGGCCACCGTCTCCGCGCGCCGCCTCGGGCTGGCAG GCCCGGCGGCTGCACTGCCTGTGCGCCTGGTGGCGCTGAGCCCCTGGGGCGGCCCCGGCAGCTCCTGCCTGCGCCTGGACGGCCCCGCCGCGCTGCTGCCCCGACACAG GGAGCCGCCGCGCTGCGTACTGGGCCCCACGGAGGCCGCGGCCGGAGTGACGCAGGGGACCGGGGGCTGCCTCCGCCCGCGCTACCACCCCGATCCCGCGCTCACACCCACGCTCAGCCCG GAGGAGCGCGCGCTGTGTAGCCAGCGCCTGGTGCTGTccggcctggccctgctgggcctCTGCGCCCTGGGCCTCGCGCTGGCGGCCGCCGGCATCTGGCCCACGCCTGCCCGCGACAAGTGGGCCCAGGTGTAG
- the LOC109285366 gene encoding ESX-1 secretion-associated protein EspI isoform X1: protein MRGADENRDPEGAARAPRGDKVAVAAGLHDVSNRLSPAPRDPSAFVEDPDTARPRPPPRPAPDAWVPPRRAPPPRPQLGAIFQNRWGLSFISDPGPPAAPRDGMSRPDWEAARSYHRDAWDHIWKEHTQGLERAAGRRGRAALLPRVRPGAAPNGRDGCVRVRVRAGVTAFRPPRRAPPQRHALRGHRLRAPPRAGREPPRCVLGPTEAAAGVTQGTGGCLRPRYHPDPALTPTLSPEERALCSQRLVLSGLALLGLCALGLALAAAGIWPTPARDKWAQV, encoded by the exons ATGCGGGGCGCGGACGAGAACCGGGACCCCGAGGGTGCGGCGCGGGCTCCGCGCGGCGACAAggtggcggtggcggcggggCTGCACGACGTTTCCAACCGCCTGTCTCCAG CCCCGCGGGACCCCAGCGCCTTCGTCGAGGACCCCGACACGGCGCGGCCGCGCCCCCCGCCGCGCCCGgccccggacgcctgggtcccgcCGCGCCGTGCGCCCCCGCCGCGGCCCCAGCTGGGCGCCATCTTCCAGAACCGCTGGGGCCTCTCGTTCATCAGCGACCCGGGGCCCCCCGCCGCCCCGCGCGACGGCATGAGCCGCCCGGACTGGGAGGCGGCGCGCAGCTACCACCGCGACG cCTGGGATCACATCTGGAAGGAGCACACGCAAG GACTGGAACGCGCTGCTGGCCGCCGTGGCCGAGCTGCGCTTCTGCCCCGAGTCCGGCCCGGCGCCGCCCCCAACGGCCGGGACGGCTGCGTCCGCGTCCGTGTCCGTGCAGGTGTCACTGCGTTTCGACCTCCCAGGCGGGCCCCGCCCCAACGCCACGCGCTTCGCGGCCACCGTCTCCGCGCGCCGCCTCGGGCTGGCAG GGAGCCGCCGCGCTGCGTACTGGGCCCCACGGAGGCCGCGGCCGGAGTGACGCAGGGGACCGGGGGCTGCCTCCGCCCGCGCTACCACCCCGATCCCGCGCTCACACCCACGCTCAGCCCG GAGGAGCGCGCGCTGTGTAGCCAGCGCCTGGTGCTGTccggcctggccctgctgggcctCTGCGCCCTGGGCCTCGCGCTGGCGGCCGCCGGCATCTGGCCCACGCCTGCCCGCGACAAGTGGGCCCAGGTGTAG